In Granulicella mallensis MP5ACTX8, the sequence TTGCCGAACACGGGACGCTCGCCCCAGGCACGGTCGAACTTGCCCAGCACGGCCCATGCCACACCTGCATATCCGTTCGGGTCGCGGCCATCCAGAAAATACCGGTCATTCAAATAGATGGCCCACTTCATCGCCGTCGCGGTGTTGCGCGTCCACTCCACGATCTTCTTGGCCCAGTACATGCGCAGATAGTTGTGCATCCAACCGTAGCGCACCATCTGCAACTGTGCGGCGTTCCATAGCTCGTCGTGAGTGCGAGCGCCCTCGAGCTGCGCGAGCGTGTAGAGCACCTCGCGTTCATCGCGATCATGCTCGGCGATCGTCGCGCGGGCCCAGTTATCGGCGCATCCAGGCGAGTCGTACTCCGGCTGGTAGCGCACGAAGTTCACCGCCAGTTCACGCCACACGATCAGTTCGTTGAAGTAGCTATCGCGCGCGGCGGCCAGCTTCGGTTGACGCTTCACCTGTGCGTTCAGCGCGAGCGCAATCGTCAGAGGGCCGAGGTGCCCGAAGTGCAGATACGGGCTCAGCTTGCTCGAACCATCGAGCTCCGGGTGATTGCGGTCGCGGTCATAGGTCTCCAGCATCTGGCCGCAGAAGAGGTGCAAACGCTTCATCGCCGCGTGGTGACCTCCCTGCCAGGCGGCAACCGGAAGAACGGAGCGGTCGAAGTCCTTCCACCCGCGGGTCATGTCCTCGCGTATGTCGTCGGTGTGCAGTCCGCGCGGTTTTCGCCAGACCTTTAGTGCCGCTGGATTCTCATAGTCGTGCAAAAACTCCGGCAGTGCGCGATACAGCCGGGGACGCGCGACGCCCGCGCTGAACTGCGCCTTCTCCAGCAGCTTCGACGGCACGATCACGTCCGCGTCCACCGTCCAGAAGGGAACGCGCAGGCTCTTCGCTAGCTTGGCGCGCCATCGCTCCGGCTCGCGCATCGGGTTCTCGTCGCCAATCACCATCGCGGCGTCCACATCCGCGAAGAAACGCTCGTGATCTTCCTCAGGAGCGCGACGCATCACGAAACCCACACCACGCGCCGCGCAGTCCTCTTCTATATCGGGCAAGCCTTGGTTGAGGAACGCATAGTGCCGTAGGTTCGCATGGGGAAAGTTTTTGATCCCCGCGAAGTACGCGACGCACGGCAGTCCCAACACGTTCGCGACCTCGATGGCTTTGTCGAGTGCGTGATTATCGCGCCCGCGCTGTGCCCGCTGCATCCAGTAGACGACGCATTTCCCCTTTGCCGGAGCACCCGCGCGCCGGACCGTTACCCGCGCATCATCGGCCAGGGCGCGCAGCTCTTTCGATAGGCTCTCATCTCGCGCAAACGCTTCGGCGATTCTTGCGTGCTCTGCATCCTGCTCCTGTGCACTCTTCAATGGAACTCCCTCGTCACCCTATCGATGCCCGATGCAACCTCAACGTTATCCTGCTGCCCTGCAATT encodes:
- a CDS encoding deoxyribodipyrimidine photo-lyase, with protein sequence MKSAQEQDAEHARIAEAFARDESLSKELRALADDARVTVRRAGAPAKGKCVVYWMQRAQRGRDNHALDKAIEVANVLGLPCVAYFAGIKNFPHANLRHYAFLNQGLPDIEEDCAARGVGFVMRRAPEEDHERFFADVDAAMVIGDENPMREPERWRAKLAKSLRVPFWTVDADVIVPSKLLEKAQFSAGVARPRLYRALPEFLHDYENPAALKVWRKPRGLHTDDIREDMTRGWKDFDRSVLPVAAWQGGHHAAMKRLHLFCGQMLETYDRDRNHPELDGSSKLSPYLHFGHLGPLTIALALNAQVKRQPKLAAARDSYFNELIVWRELAVNFVRYQPEYDSPGCADNWARATIAEHDRDEREVLYTLAQLEGARTHDELWNAAQLQMVRYGWMHNYLRMYWAKKIVEWTRNTATAMKWAIYLNDRYFLDGRDPNGYAGVAWAVLGKFDRAWGERPVFGKRRYMSGASTGRKFDAEKYKEQMNALPE